From Canis lupus dingo isolate Sandy chromosome 24, ASM325472v2, whole genome shotgun sequence, a single genomic window includes:
- the FLRT3 gene encoding leucine-rich repeat transmembrane protein FLRT3: MINPAWSIFLIGTKIGLFLQVAPLSVMAKSCPSVCRCDAGFIYCNDRFLTSIPAGIPEDATTLYLQNNQINNAGIPSDLKNLLKVERIYLYHNSLDEFPTNLPKYVKELHLQENNIRTITYDSLSKIPYLEELHLDDNSVSAVSIEEGAFRDSNYLRLLFLSRNHLSTIPWGLPRTIEELRLDDNRISTISSPSLQGLTSLKRLVLDGNLLNNHGLGDKVFFNLVNLTELSLVRNSLTAAPVNLPGTNLRKLYLQDNHINRVPPNAFSYLRQLYRLDMSNNNLSNLPQGIFDDLDNITQLILRNNPWYCGCKMKWVRDWLQSLPMKVNVRGLMCQAPEKVRGMAIKDLNAELFDCKDSAVVSTIQITTAIPNTVYPAQGQWPAPVTKQPDIKNPKLTKDQRTTGSPARKTIIITVKSVTSDTIHISWKLVLPMTALRLSWLKLGHSPASGSITETIVTGERNEYLVTALEPDSPYRVCMVPMETSNLYLFDDTRVCIETETAPLRMYNPTTTLNREQEKEPYKNPNLPLAAIIGGAVALVTIALLALVCWYVHRNGSLFSRNCAYSKGRRRKDDYAEAGTKKDNSILEIRETSFQMLPISNEPISKEEFVIHTIFPPNGMNLYKNNHSESSSNRSYRDSGIPDSDHSHS, from the coding sequence ATGATCAACCCAGCCTGGAGCATTTTCCTCATCGGGACTAAAATTGGGCTGTTCCTTCAGGTGGCACCTCTATCAGTTATGGCTAAATCCTGCCCATCTGTGTGCCGCTGTGATGCAGGTTTCATTTACTGTAATGATCGCTTTCTGACATCCATTCCAGCAGGAATACCAGAGGATGCTACAACTCTCTACCTTCAGAACAACCAAATCAATAACGCTGGAATTCCTTCAGATTTGAAAAACTTactaaaagtagaaagaatatacCTATACCACAACAGTTTAGATGAATTTCCTACCAATCTACCAAAGTATGTAAAAGAGTTACATTTGCAAGAAAATAACATAAGGACTATCACTTATGATTCTCTTTCCAAAATTCCCTACCTGGAAGAATTACACTTAGATGATAATTCGGTCTCTGCTGTTAGCATTGAAGAGGGGGCATTCCGAGACAGCAACTATCTTCGACTGCTTTTCCTGTCCCGTAATCACCTTAGCACAATCCCCTGGGGTTTGCCTAGGACTATAGAAGAACTACGCTTGGATGATAACCGCATATCCACTATTTCATCCCCATCTCTTCAAGGTCTCACTAGCCTAAAACGCCTGGTTTTGGATGGAAATCTATTGAACAACCATGGTTTAGGTGATAAAGTTTTTTTCAACCTAGTCAACTTAACAGAACTGTCCCTGGTACGGAATTCCCTGACTGCTGCACCAGTAAACCTTCCAGGCACAAACCTGAGGAAGCTTTATCTTCAAGATAACCACATCAATCGGGTGCccccaaatgctttttcttatcTAAGGCAGCTGTATCGACTTGATATGTCCAATAACAACCTAAGTAATTTACCTCAGGGTATCTTTGATGATTTGGACAATATAACCCAACTGATTCTTCGCAACAATCCCTGGTATTGTGGGTGCAAGATGAAATGGGTACGTGACTGGTTGCAATCACTACCTATGAAGGTCAATGTACGTGGGCTTATGTGCCAAGCCCCTGAAAAAGTTCGGGGGATGGCGATTAAGGACCTTAATGCAGAGTTATTTGATTGTAAGGACAGTGCAGTTGTAAGCACCATTCAGATAACCACTGCAATACCCAACACGGTATATCCTGCTCAAGGACAGTGGCCAGCTCCAGTGACCAAACAACCAGACATCAAGAATCCTAAGCTCACTAAAGATCAGCGAACCACAGGGAGTCCagcaagaaaaacaattataattaCTGTGAAATCTGTCACTTCCGACACAATTCACATCTCTTGGAAACTTGTCCTACCTATGACTGCTTTAAGACTCAGCTGGCTCAAACTGGGCCATAGCCCAGCATCTGGATCTATAACAGAAACAATCGTAACAGGAGAACGTAATGAATACTTGGTCACAGCCCTAGAGCCTGATTCGCCCTATCGAGTCTGCATGGTTCCCATGGAAACCAGTAACCTCTACCTATTTGATGACACCCGTGTTTGTATTGAGACTGAAACTGCACCCCTTCGAATGTACAACCCTACAACCACCCTTaatagagagcaagagaaagaaccTTACAAAAACCCCAATTTACCATTGGCTGCCATCATTGGTGGGGCTGTGGCCCTGGTGACCATTGCCCTTCTTGCTTTAGTGTGCTGGTATGTTCATAGGAATGGATCACTCTTCTCAAGGAACTGTGCGtacagcaaagggagaagaagaaaggatgaCTATGCGGAAGCTGGCACTAAGAAGGACAACTCCATCCTGGAAATCAGGGAGACTTCTTTTCAGATGTTACCAATAAGCAATGAACCAATCTCAAAGGAGGAATTTGTAATACACACCATATTTCCTCCTAATGGAATGAATCTGTATAAAAACAATCACAGTGAAAGCAGTAGTAACCGAAGCTACAGAGACAGTGGTATTCCAGACTCAGATCACTCGCACTCATGA